A stretch of DNA from Rhizobacter sp.:
GCGTCCTTTCCGCGGGCTAACGCCACTCCTACAGTGACGGCATGCTGTTCATTCAAAGGAGTGTGGAAATGAACACCAATGCCATTCTCTGGGCCGCCGGTGCGGTGCTGATGCTGGTCACCCTCGGCCAATGGATCGTGCTGCGCTCGCGCTACCTCGACGGCCTCAACAAACAACGCACGCGCCACGCCCTGCAGTTGCAGACGGCCGGCCAGCACATCGAGCAGGCCAAGCGCCAGATCGCCCAACTGCAACTCGACCTCGGCGGCGCCCGCTCACAACTGGCTCGCATCGCTGCACGCCAGCACCAGCAGGCCGCCATCCCGGTGCGCGCCGCTGCCGCCGACGCCCAGGCCGCCCGCCGCGAGGCGGGCGTCACCGCCAAACGCGGCGAGCCCTTCGACGGCTTCGCCGACACCTTGCCCGCGCTGCAGTACCCGCACGACCCCGGCGTGCTGGCCACCTACCCCCGCTCGCACTGAGCCCCACCGAGGGGTTTGGCGCGGGCGCTAAAGTGCCCGCATGAGCTCCCGCGGCCTGCACACCCTGTCGGAACTGAAAGCCGCGCTCGACCGGGCACGGCGCGAAGCCGAGCGGCAGGACGCCCTGCAACGCGAGATCGCCGCGCGCGAAAAGCGTGAGCGCGAACTCTTCGCGATCACCGTCGGCCCCGTGCAACCCGTGCGCCCCACCGGGCGGGCACGACAGGCGCGGGCCCTGCCCACGCCCGAGCCGCGCCAGCGTCAGCGCGACGAGCGCGAGGCGCTGCGCGAATCGCTGTCCGACGAGTTCAACGTCGACACCCTGCTCGAAACCGACGAGACGCTCTCCTTCCGCCGCCCCGAGATCGGCCTCGACGTGGTGCGCAAGCTGCGCCGCGGCGGCTGGGCCATCCAGGCGCAACTCGACCTGCACGGCCTGCGCCGCGACCCGGCGCGGGTGAAGCTCAACGCCTTCATCCGCGACGCGGCCGAACAAGGCCTGCGCTGCGTGCGCGTGGTGCACGGCAAGGGCCTGGGCTCACCCGGCCGCGAGCCGGTACTCAAAGCGCGCGTGCGCAGCTGGCTGGTACAGAAGAACGAGGTGCTGGCGTTCGTGCAGGCACGGCCGGCCGAGGGGGGCAGCGGCGCGCTGGTGGTGTTGCTGAAGGCCTCTTAGCGCGCGGGTTCACTCGCGAGCTGGCCGACCAAAGCCGGCGCGCTCATCTGGGCTGCCAAAGCCTCCGCCCAACGGGCACTGCCCGAGCGAGCCAGGTGCCCGTTGTCGTAGTAGACCGGCTGGCCCTCGACCATCGAGGCGCAGGTGCCGCTCTGGCACAGCACCTGCGACGGTGAGAACGATCCGGCAATGAAGGGTCGATTGCGCTCCTTGGCCTGGAAGAAGAACGCCGTCTGTTCGCGGTATTCGGCCGCGCTGTAGTCGAGCTTCGAGGTCGTGCCGCGCAAGAGCGCGAGCGCCGCGGCCCGAGGCACGTGCTCGCGCGAGCCGGGCACAGGCTCCCACAGGTAGACGGCCTTGCCGCTCGCGTGAAGTGCGCGCACCGTGGCATCGAACTGCTGCTGGAACAAGGCCACGGAGCCCGCCTCACCCAGGTTCCGATCGGGCGACGTGCTGAGACGGCCTTCGATGGCCTGGCGCCACGACGACACCAGGAACACGCTCTTGATCTGCGGGTCCGCGAGCGCCGTGGCGATCATGGTTTCGTTCAGCGAATGGCAGGTCGTGCCGCCCCGCTGGACGTGCACCCCGCGCAGCGGAGGGCAGGAGTTCATGAACGCGAAGCGCGCAGCCTGGCCTGTCTTCTTGAGCCAGAGGTCGATGGCATCCTGCGCAGCCCAGGCATGCGAGTCGCCCCAGATCGCCCACGTGGGCGCCTGACCCGGTGTGCCCAACGAACACAGGGCCGGGGCCGTTCCGGTGGTGGAAGCCCTGAACTCGGCGCAGGCGTCGCCGGGGCGATCGGTGGCGAAAGAGGCGACCCGTGCCACTTCGGCGGGCAGGCGCTGCGGCAGGCCGTGGGTGGCGATCACCGTGGCGCACAGCACGACGCTCAAGGCCAGCCCGGCACCATACCCGCCGACGAAGCCTCGGCGGCCCGGCAGCACGCGCCCGGTGCGAAACGGCGTCTCGACCCAGCGGTACAGCAGGGTCGACAGCACGAAGCACACCGCCACCATCGTCAGCCGCCAGCCGAGCGTGTAGCCCTCGCCCAGCTCATTGGACGCAAACACGTTGATCGGCCAGTGCACCAGGTACAAGGAATACGAGATGCGGCCGATGGCCACCATCGGTTTCGTCGACAAGACCTGCGTCGACCAGGCTCCGGGCGCACCGCCCGCGACCAGCAGGCACGCGGCCCCGAGCGTCGGCAACAAGGCAAAGGCGCCGGGGAAACGGGTGTCGGGTGTGTAGCCCGCAATTGCTGCGGCGATGAGCACTGCCCCCACCGCACCCAGCACATGCGCCAGGCCCACGTGCCGCAGACGCGGCGCCCAGGTCAACAGGGCGCCGATCAGCAGCTCCCAGGCCCGGGTGGGCATCAGGTAGAAGGTCGCTTCAGGTTTGGAGCCCACGAACTTCACGTTCAAGGCGAACGACAGCAGCGCCACCCCGAGCACGACCCACGGCGCGAGCGATCGCCCGCGCTTGAGCAGGAACACCAGCAGCAGCGGGTACAGGATGTAGAACTGCTCCTCGACCGAGAGCGACCAGGTATGAAGCAGGTAGATGTTGCCCGCCTGCAGCCCGAAGTAGTTGACGTTGCGCCAGAAGTAGATGTTGGCGACGTAGAACTGCGTCGCCGCCGCTTCTTCGGCGAGCTGCTGGAAGTCCGCCTGCAGCAGCCGCAGTGCGCCATAAACGAGCACCAACGCCAGCACGACGAAAAGCGCGGGCGCCAGCCGACGCAAGCGCCTGACCCAGAAGTCGATCAACGAGAACCGCTGCGCCTCGACCTGCTGCCGCACGATGGCCGTGATCAGGAAGCCCGAGATCACGAAGAACACGTCGACGCCGATGAAGCCGCTCTTGCCGGCCGAAAACAGATGGAAGTGAAAAACGACAACGAGCAGGACGGCGACTGCCCTCAGCCCGTCGATGTCCGGCCGGTAAGCGATGGCGCTTCCGTGCGCTTGTTCCGAATTGCTCGGCATGCGTTGCCCTCCTCATGTTGTGTGTGGAATCCCTCAAGGGGGGATTCTCACAAATCGGGCTCTGCAGGCCGGCCGCTGCCGGCGCTCAGGCGCCGTGCTGGTTCCGCATCCAGTCGGCGGTCTTGAAGAAGGCTTCCTTCAGGCGCGCGATCAGCGATTCGTCGAACCCTTCCTCCTGCATCGCCTGCACCATGCACGCCATCCACTGGTCGCGGCCCTTGATGCCGATGGCAAACGGCAGGTGCCGCGCCCGCAGCATCGGGTGGCCGAAGCGGTCGGTGTAGTGAGACGGGCCGCCCAGCCAGCCGCAGAGGAACCAGAAGAGCTTGTCACGCGAGCCTTCGGTGGTGGTGGGGTGCAGGGCGCGCAGCTCGGCGTAGGCCGGCTCCAGGTCCATCAGGTCGTAGAAGCGGTCGACGAGAGATCGCACGGCAGCTTCGCCGCCGACACGCTCGAAAGCGGTCTGGGTGTGTTCGGTCACGGGAATCGCGAGGGAAGAATCAGGATTCGCAGAGTTTGCCTGCGATGGCCGCAATGCCCTTGGCGGCGTCGCACCCTGGCAGCATCTCGAGCAGCAGCTGGCGCTTCTGCACCGCTTCGCGCACCGATTTGTCGGTGGGAATCTCCCCCAGCAGCTCGAGCTTCACCGGCCCCTTGCCCTCGGGCAGGCTCGGCGACACGAATCGGTCGACCACCTGCTGCAGCTGGCCGCGGATCACCCGGCCTTCGCCGGCCTTGCCCACCTGGTTGACGATGAGCGAGATGCGCTCGCGCTGCTGCTGCGTGGCGAGCACCTTCACCGTGGCGTAGGCGTCGGTGAGCGAGGTGGGCTCCGGGGTGGCGACCACGAGCACATCGGTCGCGAGCGAGACGGCGAACAGCACCACGTCGGAGATGCCGGCGCCGGTGTCGAGCAGCACCCGGTCGTAGCGCGGCGTGACGGTCTCGATGATGCGCAGCAGCTGGTCGCGCACCTCGGATGTCAGACGTGAATACTCGACCAGGCCCGAGCCCGCCAGCAGCACCGAGAAGCCGCCCGGTGCCGGCAGGATCGCGTCTTCGAGCTTGGCCTTGCCGGTGAAGACGTCGTGCAGCGTGATCTTCGGGAAGAGGTTGAGCACCACGTCGAGGTTGGCCAAGCCAAGGTCGGCATCGAGCACCAGCACCTTCTCGCCGCGCCGCGCCAGCGCCGCGGCCAGGTTCGCCGACACGAAGGTCTTGCCCACGCCGCCCTTGCCGCTCGTCACGGCCAAGATGCGGGCGGCACGGCCTGAAGCCGGTGCAGCGTTAGGGGGCGATGCAGGGGTGGTCATGACGTGTGTTGCTATTCGATGCCCTGGAACTGCGACACACCGAAGAGCAGCCCCTTCTCTTCGGCGCTCACGAGCGAGACTGGAGGCATTTCGAGGCAGGCCCGGTTCCGGCCCTCGGTCTTGGCGCGGTAGAGCTGCTGGTCGGCGCGCTCGATCCACAGCGGCGCCGAAGAGCGCACCCACTGCGGCGCAAAGGCCCCGCCCAGGCTGATGGTGATGTTGATCGACTCGGTGAGGCCGATGGCCACCGGCCGGTGCTCCACCTTGCGGCGAATGCGCTCGGCCACCGTCTGCCCGAAAGCGGGCGGGCAGTTGGGCAGGATGATCGCGAACTCTTCGCCGCCCAGGCGCGCCACCGTGTCCATCGGGCGCACGCATTCGTTGAGCGACTGGGCCACCGACTGGATCACCAGGTCGCCCGCCGCATGGCCGTGGGTGTCGTTCACCGCCTTGAAGCGGTCGATGTCGGCGATGAGCACCAACGCCGGCTCGCCGGCACGGGCCACGCGGTCGATCTCGCGGGCCAGCGCCAGCTCGAACTGGCGGCGGTTGGCCAGGCCCGTGAGCGGGTCGCGGCTGGAGAGGTTGCACAGCGCATCGATCACCGCCTGCAGCCAGGCGGCCTGGCCCACCTCGTCGCGGTCGGGCAGCGTGTGCCCCGATTGCGACAGCAACTGCAGCGCCGCTCCCAGCTTCAGCTGTGAGGGTTCGGGGTTTGCGGGGGTGTTAGCCACGTCGGTCGAAGGGTTGTCGGGCAGTCTACAGCGACCCCCTTGGTGAGCCAGCGCGAGATAGGGGGTGAAGGCCTGCCAACTTGGCCCTTTCGGCGCGCTCAAGCCGCCCAGACTTCAGGCCGATAAGACCCGCAGAACCGGGCTCGCCGACCTTCCGGCGCACGCATACGACCAGGACAAGCTTCACCCATGAGCGCCGCATCCCCTGCCGAACTCGCCGCCTTGCGCAACGCCGCCACCGCTGTGGCCGACCGTGCCGACCAGGAGTTCACATTCAGCAGCGCCGACTTCGACCGCGTGCGCCAGCTGATCTACCAGCACGCCGGCATCAGCCTGCACGCCGGCAAGCAGGCCATGGTCTACAGCCGCCTGTCGCGCCGCCTGCGCGAGACGAGCCAGCGCTCGTTCAGCCAGTACCTGCAGTCGCTCGAGAGCCTGCAGCCGTCGCACCCCGAGTGGCAGGAGTTCGTGAACTGCCTCACGACCAACCTGACCTCGTTCTTCCGCGAAGAGCATCACTTCCAGATGCTCGCCACCGAACTCAAGGCCCGCGCCGGCCAGAGCGTGCGCATCTGGTGCAACGCCGCGTCGACCGGCGAGGAACCCTACTCGCTCGCCATGACCTGCGCCGAGAACATGCCCTCGGGCTCGGTGAAGATCATGGCCAGCGACATCGACACCAAGGTGCTCGCCACCGCCGGCCGCGGCGTCTACAGCGCCGATGCACGCGGCCTCTCGCCCGAGCGGCTGCGTGCCCACTTCCTGCGTGGCAAGGGCGCCAACAGCGGCTCCATCCGCGTGAAGCCCGAGCTGGCCCGCATGATCGAATTCCGCACGCACAACCTGATGGAAGCGCGCTGGCAGCTCGGCGAGCCCTTCGACATCGTGTTCTGCCGCAACGTGATGATCTATTTCGATGCGCCCACGCAGCGCCGCGTGCTCGAGCGCATCCACGGCGTGATGAAACCCAAGAGCCTGCTGTTCGTGGGCCATTCCGAGAACTTCACCGAATCGAAAGACCTCTTCCGCCTGCGCGGCAAGACGGTCTACGAGCGCGTGTGACGCCCTCGCTCAAGCCCACCCAGAAGCACACCGATATCGGGACAACATGGCCTTGATCTCCTCCTCCAACCCAGCCCCCGGCTCGCGCCTGGAGCGGCTGAAATCGCAAGCACGCAAGCCTGGAGAGGCCTCGTTCTTCTTCTACGACGCGCACTTCAAGAACGACGCGGTGAAGATCCTGCCCGGCGAGTACTTCGTGCACAACGAAGACATGCTGATCATGACCACGCTCGGCTCGTGCATCGCCGCGTGCATCTACGACCGCAACGCCAAGGTCGGCGGCATGAACCACTTCATGCTGCCCGACGGCGCCGGCGACTCGGGCCGCTACGGCTCGTATGCGATGGAACTGCTCATCAACGAGATGATGAAGCGCGGCGCCAACCGCATGACGATGGAAGCCAAGATCTTCGGCGGCGGCCAGGTGGTAAGCGGCATGACCACGATGAACGTGGGCGAGCGCAACACCAACTTCGTGATGGACTACCTGAAGACCGAGCGCATCCCCATCGTCTCGAAGGACGTGCTCGACGTGTACCCGCGCAAGGTCTGCTTCCTGCCGGGCAGCGGCAAGGCCATGGTCAAGCGCCTTGCGCCCACCAACACCGAAGCCCTGCTGGCACAAGACCGCGCCGCAGCCCAGAAGGCCGTGCCCGCCTCCACCGGGGGTGGCTCGGTCGACTTGTTCTGAAGCGGAAACGGGAGAACAACAACATGCCCAAGACCCGCGTCATCGTGGTGGACGACTCGGCCCTGGTTCGCAGCCTGCTCGCCGAGATCATCAACCGCCAGGCCGACATGGAATGCATCGGTGCGGCCGCCGACCCTTTGGTCGCCCGCGAGATGATCCGCAACCTCAACCCCGACGTCATCACGCTCGACGTGGAGATGCCGCGCATGGACGGCATCGACTTCCTCTCGAAGCTGATGCGCCTGCGGCCGATGCCGGTGGTGATGGTGTCGACGCTGACCGAGCGCGGCGCCGACGTCACGCTCAAGGCCCTGGAGCTCGGCGCCATCGACTTCGTCGCCAAGCCCAAGATCGGCGTGGCCGACGGCCTGCGCCTGCTGGCCGAAGACATCACCGACAAGGTGCGCATCGCGAGCAAGGCGCACATCCGCAAGGCCGCCCCTGCGCCGGCCGCCACGGGCAACGCCGCCTCGACCACGCGGCCCGCGCCGCTGGCGCCGGTGTCCCTCGGCCGCCTGTCGACCGAGAAGATCATCTTCATCGGCGCCTCCACCGGCGGCACCGAGGCCACCAAGGAAGTGCTGATGAACCTGCCGCCCGATTGCCCGGCGGTCGTCATCACCCAGCACATGCCGCCCGGCTTCACCAAGAGCTATGCCGCACGACTCGATGGCCTGTGCAAGATCCGCGTGGCCGAAGCGCGCGACGGCGAGCGCATCCTGCCCGGCCATGCGTACATCGCCCCCGGTGGCTTCCACCTGAGCGTGGAGCGCAGCGGCGCCAACTACATCGCCCGCGTGCAAGACGGCGACCCGGTCAACCGCCACAAGCCCTCGGTCGAGGTGCTGTTCAAGTCGGCCGCACGCGTGGCCGGCCCCAACGCGCTGGGCATCATGCTCACCGGCATGGGCGGCGACGGTGCGCGTGCCATGAAAGAGATGCGCGACGCCGGCAGCTACAACTACGTGCAGGACGAAGCGTCGTGCGTGGTGTTCGGCATGCCGCGCGAAGCCATCAACGCGGGGGCGGCGCATGAAGTGCTGCCGCTCAACCAGATCGCCGGCAAGCTCATCGAGCGCCTGCGCAGCACGGCAGGCATGTCGACCAACCGGGTGTAAGGGGCCCCCCAGTCGCTGGCGCTCCTGCCCCCGAGGGGCTGAGCCCGGACGCAGCTTGTCCAGTGGACAAGCTGTGCCTGGCGAAGAGCCGGGCCTCTGGCCCGGCGCGGCCTGCAAGGCCCACGCCAGGGGCCCGGCAAAGCCGGTTCCCCGGCGCGTGGCTTGAGGGCAGCGGCGCTTCGCGCGCTGGTCATCGGGCGAGGGCGGGTTCTTGCGCCGTTGAGCATTTCCGGCGATCGATTTCGGTGAGCGTCGAACGCTCGACCGCAGGCTGCGCGCGCCGCACGCCGAGGATCTCGGCCAGGTTTGCACGCGGGTCGAGCATCGGCCGCAGGTGGGTGAGCGGACCGGTGAGCAGCGCCGTCACACCCGGGCCGTGGCCGCTCACCGTGCTGTCGCCGTGCACGATCACGCCGATGGTCACGCGCGTCTGCCGCGCCGAGGTGCCGAAGCGCGTGTCGTTGCCGACGATCGCCACCATGTCGCCGAAGCGCAGGCTGCCCAGGCGGTAGCGGCGACGCGTCTCGCGGTCGACGAGCTGGATGTCGGTGTCGCCGCGCCAGGCGGTGTTCTTGCCCAGGCCCGAGCCCATCACGCGGGCCGGCACCAGGTGCGTGACGGGCGCATGCAGCTGCCCGTCGCGCTGTACCAGGCCCCAGCGGCGGATGAGCCGCGGCGAGCAGTTCATCGCGGTGATGCGTGGGTGGTCGAGCAGGCGCAGGCCCATGCCGTGCGAGACGATCTGCACCCGGTCGCCGATCTGCAGGCGCATCAGCACATCGGTCGGGAAGTCGACCATCACATGGTTCACGCCGCCGTGCTTGCCGGTCACCACGCCCGTCTTGCCGGTGCAGGGGCCGCTGATCACACGCGCCAGGTTGCCCACGCAGGCGTAGGTGAGCAGCGCGTTGTTGGGCCCGTCGCGCGGGCCGATCACCTCGCGGCTGTTGTTGTGCAGCGAGACGCCGGGCTCGATGTGGTCGCCCGCCATGCCCACGCACAGGTCGCCGATGCGCCGGTTGAGCACGATGCCGCCGGTGCCCGGCAGCACGCGCGGCACGCCGTCGTGGCCCACGCGGTGGGGCGCGGCGCGTGCCACCGGATGCGCGATCTGGCCGGCCACGCTCACCGCCACCAGCTCGTCGGCGTTGATGCGCGGGGCGCTGCGGCTCACACGGGGTACCACCAGGCGTTGGCGCGTGTCCATGGGTCGGTTTCGTCGTCGGCGCTCGCGATGTCGGGGGCTGCGCGGGGTGCCACGAGCACATGCACCACCGCCAGCGGCGGAAGAGACTGCAGCAAGGCGGCGAGCCCCACGGCCGCGAGGGATTGCCGGACCAGCTGGCGCTCGGCGGCGAACAGCCCGGGACCGTCGTCAGCGTTGCGCTCCACCGGCAGGTGCAGGCGCTGCAGGGCTTGCACCGGCCAGGGCGCGGCATCGCCTGCCCCGCAGGGGGTCAGGATCATCGCGCCCTCCAGGGCGGCCGACAGCGCCACGGCGTCATACGCTGCCACCACCGGGTCGAACCCGCGCCGCCAATCGGCGCTGGGCATCGCGTCGTGCCGCGTGGCGAGCGCTTCCGACAGCCACTCGTAGCGGCCGAGCAACTCATCGTCCAGCGTGCCCTTGATCTGCGACTCGGCCAGGTTGTCGCCCACCCAGCGCAAGGTCCACGAGCCCGCGTCCGTGCGTTCGCGCAGCAGCAGCCATTCGTGAAGGGCCGTCGAGTCCGGCCCGGCATCACGCAGGAGCTCGCTCGCATCGAGCAGCTGCCAGAACGAGCGGGTGAGCCAGGTCTCGAAGACGCGTGTGAGCCGCTGCGCGAGCCGCGGGCCGGCGGCGTGTCCCAACGCAAGCGCAGGGTCGACCACACAGCGCAGCTTGGGCTGCTCGACGGTCACGCGCAGGTCGCTGGCACCCATGATCAGGCGTCGAATTCGTCGAAGACATCGGTTTCCAGAAGACGCAACCCGGGGGTGCCGGGGCGGCGGCTGCGCGTCTCGTTGATCACCGGGTTGCGGTTGTTGGCCGCATAGACCACCTTGCGGATGATGTCGCCGGTGCGCGGATGGATCTGCAGGAAGACGCCACGCCGGTTGCTGCTGTGCTGGAGGTGGTCACGGATGTGGTCGTCCATTCCGCGGCGGGTGGTATCGACCTCGATGTGCGTGGTGCGGTGCCGCTGCGGGTGGCGGAACTGCAGGTCAGGCCACAGGTCGGGGTTGCCGACTTCCCGGCCGTACTCGCGGCGGCGGTGCGTGACGAAGATGTTGCTGCGCGGGAACCAGCGCTGGACCTGCTGCGCCACCTGCCCGATGACGCGCTCATGCGGGCGCTGGATGATCGCGTCATCGACACCCTCGTCGAAACCATCCCGGAAGTAGTGGTAGGACATTCGCGCTCCTCACGCCGCCTGCGGCACGCCCAGCACGCTCTGCAGCGCCGGGGTCACGCCGGGGAAGCCGCGCCCTTCGGGCGTCATGCGGTAGGCCGCGACCCAGGCTTCGGCATGCGCCCCCATCGGCCGCACGGTGCTCTGGAAGAGGATGGGGTC
This window harbors:
- a CDS encoding chemotaxis response regulator protein-glutamate methylesterase; protein product: MPKTRVIVVDDSALVRSLLAEIINRQADMECIGAAADPLVAREMIRNLNPDVITLDVEMPRMDGIDFLSKLMRLRPMPVVMVSTLTERGADVTLKALELGAIDFVAKPKIGVADGLRLLAEDITDKVRIASKAHIRKAAPAPAATGNAASTTRPAPLAPVSLGRLSTEKIIFIGASTGGTEATKEVLMNLPPDCPAVVITQHMPPGFTKSYAARLDGLCKIRVAEARDGERILPGHAYIAPGGFHLSVERSGANYIARVQDGDPVNRHKPSVEVLFKSAARVAGPNALGIMLTGMGGDGARAMKEMRDAGSYNYVQDEASCVVFGMPREAINAGAAHEVLPLNQIAGKLIERLRSTAGMSTNRV
- a CDS encoding GGDEF domain-containing protein yields the protein MLSQSGHTLPDRDEVGQAAWLQAVIDALCNLSSRDPLTGLANRRQFELALAREIDRVARAGEPALVLIADIDRFKAVNDTHGHAAGDLVIQSVAQSLNECVRPMDTVARLGGEEFAIILPNCPPAFGQTVAERIRRKVEHRPVAIGLTESINITISLGGAFAPQWVRSSAPLWIERADQQLYRAKTEGRNRACLEMPPVSLVSAEEKGLLFGVSQFQGIE
- a CDS encoding MinD/ParA family protein gives rise to the protein MTTPASPPNAAPASGRAARILAVTSGKGGVGKTFVSANLAAALARRGEKVLVLDADLGLANLDVVLNLFPKITLHDVFTGKAKLEDAILPAPGGFSVLLAGSGLVEYSRLTSEVRDQLLRIIETVTPRYDRVLLDTGAGISDVVLFAVSLATDVLVVATPEPTSLTDAYATVKVLATQQQRERISLIVNQVGKAGEGRVIRGQLQQVVDRFVSPSLPEGKGPVKLELLGEIPTDKSVREAVQKRQLLLEMLPGCDAAKGIAAIAGKLCES
- a CDS encoding Smr/MutS family protein, which encodes MSSRGLHTLSELKAALDRARREAERQDALQREIAAREKRERELFAITVGPVQPVRPTGRARQARALPTPEPRQRQRDEREALRESLSDEFNVDTLLETDETLSFRRPEIGLDVVRKLRRGGWAIQAQLDLHGLRRDPARVKLNAFIRDAAEQGLRCVRVVHGKGLGSPGREPVLKARVRSWLVQKNEVLAFVQARPAEGGSGALVVLLKAS
- a CDS encoding DUF4438 domain-containing protein, producing the protein MDTRQRLVVPRVSRSAPRINADELVAVSVAGQIAHPVARAAPHRVGHDGVPRVLPGTGGIVLNRRIGDLCVGMAGDHIEPGVSLHNNSREVIGPRDGPNNALLTYACVGNLARVISGPCTGKTGVVTGKHGGVNHVMVDFPTDVLMRLQIGDRVQIVSHGMGLRLLDHPRITAMNCSPRLIRRWGLVQRDGQLHAPVTHLVPARVMGSGLGKNTAWRGDTDIQLVDRETRRRYRLGSLRFGDMVAIVGNDTRFGTSARQTRVTIGVIVHGDSTVSGHGPGVTALLTGPLTHLRPMLDPRANLAEILGVRRAQPAVERSTLTEIDRRKCSTAQEPALAR
- a CDS encoding chemotaxis protein CheR, which encodes MSAASPAELAALRNAATAVADRADQEFTFSSADFDRVRQLIYQHAGISLHAGKQAMVYSRLSRRLRETSQRSFSQYLQSLESLQPSHPEWQEFVNCLTTNLTSFFREEHHFQMLATELKARAGQSVRIWCNAASTGEEPYSLAMTCAENMPSGSVKIMASDIDTKVLATAGRGVYSADARGLSPERLRAHFLRGKGANSGSIRVKPELARMIEFRTHNLMEARWQLGEPFDIVFCRNVMIYFDAPTQRRVLERIHGVMKPKSLLFVGHSENFTESKDLFRLRGKTVYERV
- the cheD gene encoding chemoreceptor glutamine deamidase CheD, translating into MALISSSNPAPGSRLERLKSQARKPGEASFFFYDAHFKNDAVKILPGEYFVHNEDMLIMTTLGSCIAACIYDRNAKVGGMNHFMLPDGAGDSGRYGSYAMELLINEMMKRGANRMTMEAKIFGGGQVVSGMTTMNVGERNTNFVMDYLKTERIPIVSKDVLDVYPRKVCFLPGSGKAMVKRLAPTNTEALLAQDRAAAQKAVPASTGGGSVDLF
- a CDS encoding acyltransferase, whose protein sequence is MPSNSEQAHGSAIAYRPDIDGLRAVAVLLVVVFHFHLFSAGKSGFIGVDVFFVISGFLITAIVRQQVEAQRFSLIDFWVRRLRRLAPALFVVLALVLVYGALRLLQADFQQLAEEAAATQFYVANIYFWRNVNYFGLQAGNIYLLHTWSLSVEEQFYILYPLLLVFLLKRGRSLAPWVVLGVALLSFALNVKFVGSKPEATFYLMPTRAWELLIGALLTWAPRLRHVGLAHVLGAVGAVLIAAAIAGYTPDTRFPGAFALLPTLGAACLLVAGGAPGAWSTQVLSTKPMVAIGRISYSLYLVHWPINVFASNELGEGYTLGWRLTMVAVCFVLSTLLYRWVETPFRTGRVLPGRRGFVGGYGAGLALSVVLCATVIATHGLPQRLPAEVARVASFATDRPGDACAEFRASTTGTAPALCSLGTPGQAPTWAIWGDSHAWAAQDAIDLWLKKTGQAARFAFMNSCPPLRGVHVQRGGTTCHSLNETMIATALADPQIKSVFLVSSWRQAIEGRLSTSPDRNLGEAGSVALFQQQFDATVRALHASGKAVYLWEPVPGSREHVPRAAALALLRGTTSKLDYSAAEYREQTAFFFQAKERNRPFIAGSFSPSQVLCQSGTCASMVEGQPVYYDNGHLARSGSARWAEALAAQMSAPALVGQLASEPAR
- a CDS encoding group II truncated hemoglobin, whose amino-acid sequence is MTEHTQTAFERVGGEAAVRSLVDRFYDLMDLEPAYAELRALHPTTTEGSRDKLFWFLCGWLGGPSHYTDRFGHPMLRARHLPFAIGIKGRDQWMACMVQAMQEEGFDESLIARLKEAFFKTADWMRNQHGA